The DNA sequence GACGCCGACACGACCGGCGCGGTCTGCGGTCAACTGGCGGGGGCCTGCTGGGGAGAGTCGAATATTCCCTCCTCTCTGCGTGCCGGCCTGGTTCGTCGGGACATGCTGGAACTGGTGCTGACGAAGCTGCTGGATTAGGTAATGTGTATTTAAATATATTTACCGTGGTCAAGGTTGTGCAGGTACTCTTGTTTTCAGGATTTCAACAACAGAAAAGCCAAATTAGCCGCAGGGCGTTAGCCCCGGTTGAAACGACTTTTGGTATATGCCATTCGAATTAAGTAACGCTACCTGGCCAGCATGCCAGCCAACAAAATCTTTACTTCTACCCCCGCAACTGCCATGATGGCGTTTGTAATTCTCAACCCTTTTCTTTTTGCGTGAGTAAGCCCGATGACCACTGACCCGGAATCAACGCCCGATGTTCTCTCTTTCTGGTTCTGGTTTGAAAATAACCTGCATCGCTTTGAACATCTGGAAGACCAGCAGGAAGTACTGCTGCCGGAACTGGGCGAACAACTGCAGGAGGTCGACGAAGGTCTGACCTACGAAATTTCCATGCCCGATGAGGAGGGCGTGCGCGATCTGGTCATCAGTGCCGACGGAGTGAAAGAGGCATTTCCTGCAGTGATGCTGTTGATCGACAGTGCCCCCGATCTGCCCGGCTGGACCTTCACGCCCTTTCGACAACGGATGGATCTAGCGGGTTGTGCCCTGCAGTTCGGCGAGCAGGAACTGACGCCGGACGACTTCTACTTCTGGCTGCAGACCGAAGACGGTGCCATCGATCTGATCGTGTATGTCCCCGGTCTGACCGAGGAAAACCGGGAAGCCATGATGGGCGCCAGCTTCGTTCTGCTGGACATGACCCTCGGCGAATTCGACGTGACGCTGAAGATCCGTTATATCGATTTTCAACCCCTGCCCGAGAACCCGGAAGCCGAAGACCTGCAGCCCCTCTCCGCACTGCCGGACGAGTTCGATGCACTGTTTGATGCTTTGAATCCAGAGTGAGGCGCGGGAGATCCAGATGTATCGAAAAGTATTTCCGCGGTGCGAGGTAGAAGGGTCACTGGAGCCTGTTGATTTCAGTCATGGAGGACTTGATCAGCGCATCCCCCGAAAATGTGATGAATGTGATAACCTGTTTGAAGGGGAATGTGTTCGGGCGATAGATCAGGTAGAGGACTACCTCTCTCTAGACTATGGCCCCTGCCGTAAACCGGGGCTTTGCAATCCAGTCCTCGTTGAAGATCGATTTATCAAATGTAAGGTTTATGTTCCGGAGAAGTGCAGTGACTGTGACTTTCTGCGATATCACCAGATCTCTGGCTTTCGCTGTCATGAAGATGACCAGATCTGGGGACGCTATGGGAAGACACTGGACTGGGGCCACTGGTCACCCGACCTGCCGAACATCGGTCTGGAGTCCAGGAAAGAGGTGTCGATGGAACTGATGCAGGCGGTCAAAGACGAACTGGAGGTAGCTGCGATTCGCGAAGCGCGGGATGCCTACCAGGAGTTGAAAAAAAAATGCAACGCTACGGTGATGACGAGACAGAAGTATGACGCAGGCGGAATTGATTTCGTTTCTGGAGGGGCTGGGAGCCGATGTTATCGTACGCAGGTTTGGTCCCCAGGAGACAACGCCAGATTCCGTCTGTGCTTATTTTTTCCCAGTACCAGAGCCCTTTGACGGAATTCGCGCATGGGAAGAAATGCTGATATTGAATGAGTATGAGGATGGATGGGCCATCAATTATGGACAATATCCGCGTACGAGAGCGCTACAGGACGAGGAACTGAAGTCGCTGCTGACTGAGTGGGTGCGCGAACGGGACTATCGGCTGTTTGCGGATTATGAGTGAGGGAAATGAAGATCAGGAATTCAATCTTTATTATTTTGATCAGGAACATATCCTTTTCCCTCTGCGACCAGCTTTCGTGCCAGTTCGTAATCCCAGCCAGCGACATCACGCCGATGGGGCCCCTCGTGCCAGGAATCAAAGGTAACGGTCTGACCGAAGGACTCGATCAATGCGACTAGTGCTTCGGTTCCACCGAATGGGATCGCCCAGGGATCGTAGAACAGCTCGCCCTGTGTGGCTGATTTGCAAGTGAGATCAATCAGGGCATATTCCCCATTAAATAAGGAATCGATCAGGGACTCATAATCCCAGTTCCCAGGCAGTACAAACATATTGTCTGTCCAACGGTTTTCTGGCTCCGTCAAGTCCCAGAGTTTTTGAAAGGTGATGCCTTCCGCGCTATCTGGATCAATATGATCGTCGAACCAGATAATGGCTTTTTCGTCAAGGAAGTCGATCCAGTTGGGCTCATTTGCGGGATCATACTGCCCTGCTTTCTCAGCCGTATCCCATGACTTGAGAATCTTGTCTTTTTCGGCTTTGAGAGCGAAGAAAAGACGCTGCAGCGCATTAAACCGTTCAGATGCAGTAATCTCAAACTCAAGATAAAAAGTGGAGTCTAACATGCGCCGAATTCTTCCTTCAGGGATGATTCAAATCTAATCTAAGTCTCTGGACCTATGACCATTTTGTCAAATCTCCGACATTTTCTTTACATCCAGTTACCCGCCCGGCATGATGGAGTGTGTGTCTTTCGAATGATCACTCTATTCCTGCAGTTGAGGAAACGCGGTTATGCTGGTGAAGAAACTGAAAGAGAAACTGGTTCGGGGCGAGACCGTGTATGGGTCGCTGTTTCAGCATGCGGTGGTACCGGCGATGGTCGAGTCGATCCCCGACAACTCGCTCGATTTTGTGATCGTCACGCCCGAGCATACCACCCTCGACCTCGCGGAGTTTCTGCCGCTGCGATATGCCCTGCAGTCCAAAGGCATTGTCTGCCTGGCCCGCACGCACAGTCGCGACGCTGCAGATGTGGCCCGCGTCTGTGATACGTTTGACGGCGTGGTGGTACCTTATGTCGAAACATACGAAGAGGCACAGCAGTTGGCGGCAGCGGCCGTTTATCGACCGTTGAAAGGGATTGTGCTGGACAAGGCCCTGAAAGAGGGGAAGTTCATCAATCAGAAGACGGCCGACTACATCGAGAAAAAGAACGAGAACACGCTGTTCATACCGATGATTGAATCGGTGCCCGGCATCGAGAACCTGGAACAGATCTGTTCGATACCCGGCGTGCACGCGGTCTTCGTCGGTCCCGGCGATCTGACGACCAACATGGGCATCCCCGGCGAGTATGACAACCCGGAACTCATCGCCGCGATCCAGAAAGTGATCGACGTCTCGAACGCACAGCACGTCGCCGCAGGCTGCTGGTTCGGAACCACCCAGCAGGCCCTGCGTACAATCCGCCAGGGCGCCCGACTGGTCGTGTACGCCAACGACGG is a window from the Gimesia benthica genome containing:
- a CDS encoding HpcH/HpaI aldolase family protein, which translates into the protein MLVKKLKEKLVRGETVYGSLFQHAVVPAMVESIPDNSLDFVIVTPEHTTLDLAEFLPLRYALQSKGIVCLARTHSRDAADVARVCDTFDGVVVPYVETYEEAQQLAAAAVYRPLKGIVLDKALKEGKFINQKTADYIEKKNENTLFIPMIESVPGIENLEQICSIPGVHAVFVGPGDLTTNMGIPGEYDNPELIAAIQKVIDVSNAQHVAAGCWFGTTQQALRTIRQGARLVVYANDGLMLTHAMQSAFGELRKG